Proteins encoded within one genomic window of Bradyrhizobium sp. CB1717:
- a CDS encoding alpha/beta hydrolase: protein MTFWRSLFVAASLLAAPLSLAHAQTQQTVKAKNVVLVHGAWADGSSWSEVIPILQAAGLHVTAVQNPLSSLADSVEATKRALAEQDGPTVLVAHSWGGTVISQVGTDPKVTGLVYVAARAPDANEDFVALSKQFPTGPVRAGIVERDGYTKLSEESFLKYFANGVKPEQAKELYAVQWPTAASIFAGRTTEAAWHSKPSWYAVSKNDYTINPDLERFLAKRMNATTVELDAGHLSLVSHPKEVANLILDAAGYPRS from the coding sequence ATGACTTTCTGGCGCAGCCTTTTCGTCGCCGCGAGCCTGCTGGCGGCACCTCTCAGCCTCGCTCATGCGCAGACACAGCAAACGGTGAAGGCGAAGAACGTCGTGCTGGTGCACGGCGCCTGGGCCGACGGCTCGAGCTGGTCCGAGGTGATCCCGATTCTCCAGGCGGCCGGCCTGCATGTGACGGCCGTGCAGAATCCTTTGTCGTCGCTCGCCGACTCCGTCGAGGCGACAAAGCGTGCGCTGGCCGAGCAGGACGGGCCAACCGTGCTGGTCGCGCATTCCTGGGGCGGCACCGTGATCAGCCAGGTCGGCACCGACCCGAAGGTCACCGGGCTCGTCTATGTCGCCGCACGCGCCCCCGATGCGAACGAGGATTTCGTTGCGCTGTCAAAGCAGTTTCCGACCGGCCCCGTGCGCGCCGGCATCGTCGAGCGCGACGGCTACACCAAGCTGTCGGAAGAGTCCTTCCTGAAATATTTCGCCAATGGCGTGAAGCCGGAGCAGGCCAAAGAACTCTATGCCGTGCAGTGGCCGACGGCAGCCTCGATCTTCGCCGGCCGCACCACGGAAGCGGCGTGGCATAGCAAGCCGAGCTGGTATGCGGTGTCGAAGAACGACTACACCATCAACCCCGATCTCGAACGCTTCCTCGCCAAGCGCATGAACGCCACCACGGTCGAGCTCGACGCCGGGCACCTCTCGCTGGTGTCGCATCCGAAGGAGGTGGCGAATTTGATCCTGGACGCGGCGGGGTATCCGCGGAGCTGA